The following are from one region of the Capsicum annuum cultivar UCD-10X-F1 chromosome 1, UCD10Xv1.1, whole genome shotgun sequence genome:
- the LOC107877407 gene encoding RING-H2 finger protein ATL7: MSTEDTFSTTSNRRSYRCYNCNDAFHITATTSGVSSSFRCPRCFHRHLLSNYTIASTITPPSQSNFTSPIITSSFTFDYSDSDTDTEYGTDSDDLSFGLFNSTQFLSPTLKSVVDSLPSVEINESSKNCSICMEEFVIDSEASQLPCNHLFHNDCIVPWLNRSNTCPLCRHKLPQEDEDEIEKDLQLFLDGEIGNRDQIQDNSVVLVSTTPEVGEDLRERVLEEMRDEDGDILMVDI; encoded by the coding sequence ATGTCGACGGAGGACACCTTCTCCACCACCTCGAACCGCCGTTCTTACCGGTGCTACAACTGCAACGACGCATTTCACATCACCGCTACCACTTCCGGCGTGAGTTCCTCCTTCCGTTGCCCTCGCTGCTTTCATCGCCACCTACTTTCTAATTACACCATTGCTAGTACGATTACGCCTCCTTCTCAATCCAATTTTACCTCTCCAATCATCACCAGCTCTTTTACTTTCGATTATTCCGATTCCGATACCGACACCGAATATGGGACTGATTCCGATGATCTTTCGTTTGGGTTGTTTAACTCAACTCAATTCCTTTCTCCGACTCTTAAATCGGTTGTCGACTCACTACCAAGTGTGGAAATAAATGAATCATCGAAAAACTGTTCGATTTGTATGGAGGAATTTGTAATTGATTCTGAAGCGAGTCAATTGCCTTGTAACCATTTATTTCATAATGATTGTATTGTCCCTTGGCTTAATCGGAGTAACACTTGTCCTCTCTGCCGGCATAAATTGCCGCAAGAAGATGAAGACGAAATTGAAAAGGACCTCCAACTATTTTTGGATGGTGAAATTGGTAATAGAGATCAAATTCAAGATAATAGTGTTGTTCTTGTATCAACAACACCGGAAGTTGGTGAGGACCTTAGAGAAAGGGTTCTCGAGGAAATGCGCGATGAagatggtgatatattgatggttgacatatag